The Cryptomeria japonica chromosome 9, Sugi_1.0, whole genome shotgun sequence DNA segment CTGCTGTCATTTATTATATATAGCACTTTAGGTTCTCGACTAAGCAAGCAGTTGTGCTAGTTGAAGCTTTCATTTCCATATATATAGTTAGGTGTTTGTAATATGTTTATGATGTCAAAATCTTACATGGTAAGGTTTATAGTGGTGCTGTTTACATTCATTGTCTTACGAGATTCTCTAGCATGGGCAGACCTGCAGAGCTACACATTCGTTGTAAGTGGATTTCAATATAATTACAGTGTTTCTCCATAAATAAAAGAAGTTTTATACTCTATGGAAAAGCTTGATAATTTCTTGTAGTTATGTGCTCAATTTGAACCTTCATTAAAGTCTGTATTGTTGATTAGAAAACTTATTTATTGTAACTACCGAGCTTTTTCTTTATGTTTCATCTTGTCTTCACTGTGGGTTTAACCCGTATTTAATAGAATTAACGTGTAATACCTGAATAATATGATAGAGAGGGTAGAGATCAACTGTTTTTCAAACATTGATTATATCAAGAATCCATGGCACGGCTGTATGCACAAATACAGTCCAACAGATATTTCTATTTACGAGTTCTAACGCAAGAAAGAAAATTTTGTTATTGATTTTCACAGCTTGAATCGACAAGTATTACTCGACTATGTGAGACATATAGTCAAGTCACAGTGAATGGACAGCTTCCAGGTCCAACTCTTTATGTCCGAAATGGAGACACACTTAATGTTGTAGTTTATAACAAAGCCCAGCACAATGCATCCATCCACTGGTAAATAATAAATATAGTTCTTGTAGACTGTCACTTGTATTTATGATTGAAGATTCTTTAACAAGGGTTTTGATTTTCAGGCATGGAGTGAGGCAGATCCGCACAGCGTGGGCTGATGGACCTGGGTACATTACACAGTGCCCCATCCAACCAGGGGGAAAGTTTACATACACTTTCACCATTATCGGACAGGAAGGGACGTTGTGGTGGCATGCCCATGTTTCATGGCTCCGTGCAACAGTTCATGGAGCAATGGTTATCCGTCCAAAGAAGGGTAGCTCTTATCCGTTTACCCAACCTCATGCTGAGCTTCCTATAGTGCTAGGTAATGGAAAGTAGAACCTATCCAAGTTATACTTTTTATTGATCAAGTTAGCTTGATCTTTCTTCAGCTATTAAGACTTGATGAAGCTGTCAGACTAGTTATAGAGACAGGTTAGAATATTCATGTTATACGgaaaagttaaattttttttttttaaaagttttcaGTGGGTCTTTTTGTCGGTGGACTGGTTCGGAATGAGTCTATTAGGATTAAGATTTGTTAAGTCTAAGGATTTCACATCATAAGGGTTGAGATCGATATCATATAGACAAATTTATTGAAAtagataatcttttttttttttttttcatccatTCAATCTAAGACTCCTACTACCATGTTAAATAGCAAAATGATCTTGTCAAtaatattgaatctttcaaattaaagtcttaaatttttttatttttctttaatatatTGTCGGCcactattatataaatatattttttattagaaaagctattgttattcattaaatatttattcTATCACTAAATGTTCATATCAACTTTTTGAAAGCATTTTGTTATGTTTTATTCTTACAGAATTATGTTCCATATTTGATCGAGTGGACTCTTTTCACATGTCACGttaactttaaatttgtaattggaATAAGAATGATATGTCATTTGCAAAGCGTGAGTAatcttgtccattatgaggaacaacacCCTGGATATAAAAAGAGAAAACAATGCATATGTCCCTAAGTACACATCCTAAAGGAAACCCACAGTACATTATGAGGAACAACACCAAATTATATTTCTAACACGATAATTTGCTCTAGCATTCCGGGAGGTCTTGAGGAGGAGCCTTCATACTTTCAAACTCAGTGGGACCGTTCTTCACTAGAAACACCATGCTCAACCCCCATGTTACATGATCATCAAAGTGACAATGTACGAACCAAACACCTGCACAAATCCAACAATCATTCATTACTCCATACATATTTTCCAGATTTTAATTTCAAACCATATATCATGTCTAGAATAATGACAGAAATGTCACTGTGTTCCTTACCTGGATTGCTAGCTTTGAATCTGACAGCAGTCCATCCATTGACAGGAGTTCCCACAGTATTTCGTTGGGGAGGATCGACCAGGTTGAAAGAGCTTGGATCTGTTTCATTGTCATAATTACCAAAACCCTCTCCTACAACATAAAAGTCATAGCCATGAATATGCATTGGATGGTTGTCTTCCTGGAAGATGTTGGTACCCTGGAACACAATCTGAACTGTGGCATTATATTCAATCACTTTCACCCTCGTTCCAGAAATTGGCGCCCACAGAGTTTTGTCTACATCACCGGTATAATCAAACAGAACTGGTGGATGTGAAGGAAAGTCGGTGGTAAAGACTCCATTAATGCCGAAGCGATAAGCTTGCAAAATGGCGATATCTGGGAGCACAAAAGATATGTTATTCATACTGGCACTTACTCTGGTATTATTCGGGCCGCTACAGTTTCCGCCGGTTTCACAAGGAATTAAACCGAGTCCTACGGTTATGATGCTACTGTCACTTATGGTTTGGGGAACGTCCACCGGATGCTCCTCTGAAGCCAAGCTTCGTAAGGCTCGGCTAAATGTGGTCACTGTTGCAGTGTCATTGTATACTGGAAGGTCAGGAAAGATTGGAGTGGCAGATGAATTAGAGCCCACGTAGCTTAAAATGGCGGTTGTTGTGGTGTTATCAATATTTGCTTCAGATTGAGTAGTGTATACTTTGGCGGCCATATAATATCTGGCTTGGGCTTGATTGGCTGTGAGAAGAACGTCTGTAGTCTGACCAGATGTTAACATGAGAATGTCTGTTGTGTATGGCTTTGTGTAGGAGGCATCCACAGATACCACTGTAAGATTGTGTGATGCAATCTTGAAAAAGAGGTGATTATTGACTGCAGCATTGACGATACGAAGAAGGTAGGTTTTCCCCTGTTCTACAGAGAATTTTGTTGTTCCtgcatacaaaaaatttgattaaattagtTCACAACCTTAGACTTTTATTAGTGAGGAATGGATTTGGGTGTGCCTTAGTTATATTCACAGTGCTCGTTTTTCTGGATTTAACTGCTTTGAATTATTTAAGTTTAATCTATCGAGTCTTACTAACGGGCTGCCCATCCACTCAAAACCGAATAGTTGTACCcaattgaatccaaaagaaaaGTGTTACCTGACGTTGAGCAGGAATAGAGGTCTCCTGGTTGCCCATTTATAGTGAAAGCGTCTGAAACATTTGGCGCACCTCCACTCAGATCAGCTTCGGCTTCAACTTCAATGGGATCACTGTTCCACCACTCTCCtgttcaatttaattgttttttttcaaGCAGTTAGAGTCATCACGGAATGCAAAGACAATCCAGTATGAGCGCATAAGGGAAAAGTTTAAAAGATGGACAACTTGAATCTTAAGAGCTAAAGAATGGTGAAGAGACACATCCAAGCTAAATTGATGAATAAATGTGATGTCCTATGTAAGCTCCTACTTTCCATTACCTAGCACTATAGGAAACTCAGCTTGCGGTTGGGTAAACGGATAAGAACTGCCATTCTTTGGATAGATGACCATTGCTCCATGAACTGTTGCACGAAGCCATGACACATGGGCATGCCACCACAACGTTCCTTCCTGGTCAATAATGGTGAAAGTGTACGTAAAATTCCCCCCTGGTTGGATGGGGCACTGTGTAATGTACTCAGGTCCATCAGACCATGCTGTGCGGATCTGTCTCACTCCATGCCTGAAAAATAAATTCTTGTTAATCATGAGTCTTCAATTATCAATTGAATTGATAGTGTACAAGATCTATATTTACCAGTGGATGGTAGCATTGTGCTTGGCTTTGTTATAAACTGTAATACTAAGCGTGTCGCCATTCCGGGCATACAGAGTTGGACCCGGAAGCTGTCCATTCACTGTAATTATGTTATACGTCTCACATAGCCGAGTAATCTCTGTCGATTCAAGCTGTACAAATTACAAAAATGCTATTTGGGTTAGAAATCTTAAATATAATAGATCCTATGATTATGGATCTAAACATGGTATCAAATTGGCTTATTTGATGCTTATTAAAGTTTTATTCTAACATCTTCGAAGTTAATTACAATGGACTAGTGAATGTTGGATGCATATTTATTTCTTACACACTTTCTTCTATAAAACATCTACGAAATTTTCAAATGAACATTTAAAAAATTAGGTGAGTCTATATTCTCCTTCGACCACTATAATTTGTCCCCCAACCATATGAGTCATAGCAAGTTCTTGTTGCTTACAGATCTGCAAAATCTAGGTTCCTCATCTTTCTATAATTTCTCCCCCAACCAGATCCATCTAAATCTAAATCTAAACTATATTTCCTCTAACAACCTTTTCAAATATACTTTGACGATTCAAAAACTATCTAATATTTATTAAATAGAACATTTTTCTTCCATCTCATCAATAGCATTAGTCAAACCTACCAATTCTCTGCAACAAACTTTATCTATCCTAAACGACTCATATCTAAGGAAGATTAGCTATTAAGATCCTCACATGTTCCTAGACACTTAAAACGAGGTCATGCTTCCTTAGATATTAAGATCCTCACATGTTCCTAGACACTTATAATGAGGTCATGCTTAATCTAACTTTGGTGTCatgataaaattattaaaaataaaagaagTAAATACAATTTGAAGTTGATTGCAACATATAGTTtcaaaaaagaacaacaaacttacAACAGATCTCTATGAATATGGATCTAAAAAAGACAACTAACTGACTTATTTCATACTTTTGAGTTCCACTCTTAACACTTTTCAAACTAATAATAACATACTGCATAAATGAATGTTGAATGTATGATTATCTCTAACACAAATATCTATAAAGGTTTCTTAAATT contains these protein-coding regions:
- the LOC131043705 gene encoding laccase-3; this encodes MFMMSKSYMVRFIVVLFTFIVLRDSLAWADLQSYTFVLESTSITRLCETYSQVTVNGQLPGPTLYVRNGDTLNVVVYNKAQHNASIHWHGVRQIRTAWADGPGYITQCPIQPGGKFTYTFTIIGQEGTLWWHAHVSWLRATVHGAMVIRPKKGSSYPFTQPHAELPIVLGNGK
- the LOC131041651 gene encoding laccase-12, translating into MSILGVFNIVMMAKCYSARFMVVLFAFIVLFGSLAWAEMHTHTFVLESTEITRLCETYNIITVNGQLPGPTLYARNGDTLSITVYNKAKHNATIHWHGVRQIRTAWSDGPEYITQCPIQPGGNFTYTFTIIDQEGTLWWHAHVSWLRATVHGAMVIYPKNGSSYPFTQPQAEFPIVLGEWWNSDPIEVEAEADLSGGAPNVSDAFTINGQPGDLYSCSTSGTTKFSVEQGKTYLLRIVNAAVNNHLFFKIASHNLTVVSVDASYTKPYTTDILMLTSGQTTDVLLTANQAQARYYMAAKVYTTQSEANIDNTTTTAILSYVGSNSSATPIFPDLPVYNDTATVTTFSRALRSLASEEHPVDVPQTISDSSIITVGLGLIPCETGGNCSGPNNTRVSASMNNISFVLPDIAILQAYRFGINGVFTTDFPSHPPVLFDYTGDVDKTLWAPISGTRVKVIEYNATVQIVFQGTNIFQEDNHPMHIHGYDFYVVGEGFGNYDNETDPSSFNLVDPPQRNTVGTPVNGWTAVRFKASNPGVWFVHCHFDDHVTWGLSMVFLVKNGPTEFESMKAPPQDLPEC